The Medicago truncatula cultivar Jemalong A17 chromosome 4, MtrunA17r5.0-ANR, whole genome shotgun sequence genome includes a region encoding these proteins:
- the LOC112421266 gene encoding uncharacterized protein: MDRSWMYDRINPHRKGLNYEFVSGVQEFIKKAKEQPCFLSERKIKCPCAMCKCVKSLTPREVKTHLYKSGFQLNYLVWTEHGELEQNICLGSQSNSSRHMEEEDPKTPHMEAQEEEEDPKVPHMEESEEEEESEEEEDPKTPHTEDSEEEEDPKALQVPDKQNADGKVLIRPCGLGWAPSAAPAAAIKHAIQSHFQGPFYRWSETPEDVREYWWKLFGDKIAWDPRDHVYIKKTFQTRGAKRLSDMLSKVRKKGTRPHWICEEAWKGLNVHWEGEAFIKISSQNKTNRNSCKGGAVHTTGRKAHVDVALSMAQELGRSVDPDELFLATHKRKSGNWVDDRSQTTYKQYHDRLKEVQTQNGKASQNGMQEIDGATKLELWKEVAGGKSRGRCYGTADFALNLRRGVTSLTQESREPYSGGCDHAMHLEAIDAVRKEAAAAHQEAAAARQEAATARQEAAESKQHYQLLEEQLRKVMKHMKALERQSAGAFTSVSQARRARQSAGAFTSVSQARRGHPRYDDDHSLDEFLADRRRKKHLALRRHPHYDDDYSLDEIFPNRRQKHQAHKRHYHYDDEDSLDSLLPKQHQAERGHTRYDDEDSLDEVLPKQRQAKRGRSHYDDDDSLDEVLPKQHHAKRGHPHYDDDDDLPDGVLPKQQAKKRHPHYDNDEDSLHEDLPKNHQAKRGRSHYDVEDNLLDGVLPKQPQAKKRHPHYDNDGDSLHEDLPKNHQAERGQPRYDDDDDLPDGVLPKQRQAKKLHPHYDNDEDSLHEDLPKNHQAKRGRPLYDDTDSLDEVLPARRRRHYRS, translated from the exons ATGGATCGTAGTTGGATGTATGATAGGATCAATCCACATAGGAAAGGCTTGAACTATGAGTTTGTTAGTGGAGTTCAGGAGTTTATTAAGAAGGCCAAGGAACAACCCTGCTTTTTGTCCGAGAGAAAGATCAAGTGTCCATGTGCAATGTGCAAGTGTGTGAAGTCTTTAACTCCAAGAGAGGTGAAAACGCATTTGTACAAGAGTGGGTTTCAACTAAACTATTTGGTCTGGACCGAGCATGGAGAACTTGAGCAAAATATTTGTCTAGGGAGTCAATCGAATAGCAGTAGACATATGGAGGAGGAGGATCCCAAAACTCCACATATGGAGGCGCAGGAAGAGGAGGAGGATCCCAAAGTTCCTCATATGGAGGAATCAGAAGAGGAGGAGGAATCAGAAGAGGAGGAGGATCCCAAAACTCCTCATACGGAGGATTCAGAAGAGGAGGAGGATCCCAAAGCTCTCCAAGTTCCAGACAAGCAGAATGCTGATGGGAAGGTTCTTATACGGCCCTGTGGTCTAGG GTGGGCTCCTAGCGCGGCGCCTGCTGCTGCGATTAAACACGCCATCCAGTCACACTTTCAGGGTCCTTTCTATCGCTGGAGTGAGACCCCAGAGGATGTAAGGGAATATTGGTGGAAGTTGTTTGGG GACAAGATTGCTTGGGATCCTCGTGATCATGTGTATATCAAAAAGACATTTCAAACAAGAGGCGCAAAACGCCTTTCAGATATGCTCTCAAAAGTGAGGAAGAAGGGGACGAGACCTCATTGGATATGTGAGGAGGCTTGGAAGGGTCTTAATGTCCATTGGGAGGGTGAAGCCTTTATAAAGATCTCTAGCCAAAATAAGACCAATCGTAATTCGTGTAAAGGTGGAGCAGTCCACACCACAGGCCGCAAGGCTCATGTTGATGTGGCACTTAGCATG GCTCAAGAACTTGGGCGGTCTGTGGATCCCGATGAGCTCTTTTTAGCCACCCATAAAAGGAAGTCTGGCAATTGGGTTGATGACCGCTCTCAAACAACATAT AAACAATATCACGATCGTCTGAAGGAGGTACAAACACAAAATGGTAAGGCCTCCCAGAATGGGATGCAGGAGATAGACGGGGCGACGAAACTTGAATTGTGGAAAGAGGTTGCTGGTGGAAAGAGTCGAGGTCGGTGTTATGGCACTGCAGACTTTGCTTTAAACCTCCGGCGTGGTGTAACTTCGCTGACTCAGGAGTCTCGGGAACCTTATAGTGGTGGGTGTGATCATGCTATGCATCTAGAGGCCATTGATGCAGTCCGTAAAGAAGCTGCCGCAGCACATCAGGAGGCTGCTGCAGCACGTCAGGAGGCAGCCACAGCACGCCAGGAAGCAGCTGAGTCGAAACAACATTATCAGCTTTTGGAGGAGCAGTTGCGCAAAGTAATGAAGCACATGAAAGCTCTAGAGCGCCAATCAGCAGGTGCTTTCACAAGTGTGAGTCAAGCTCGTAGGGCACGCCAATCAGCAGGTGCTTTCACAAGTGTGAGTCAAGCTCGCAGGGGACATCCTCGCTATGATGATGACCATTCACTAGATGAGTTCTTAGCAGACCGTCGAAGAAAGAAACATCTAGCTCTAAGGCGACATCCTCATTATGATGACGACTATTCACTAGATGAGATCTTCCCAAACCGTCGCCAAAAACATCAAGCTCACAAGAGACATTATCACTACGATGATGAGGATTCGCTGGATTCGCTCTTACCAAAGCAACATCAAGCTGAAAGGGGACATACTCGCTACGATGATGAGGATTCACTAGATGAGGTTTTACCAAAGCAACGTCAAGCTAAAAGGGGTCGTTCTCACTATGACGACGACGACTCTCTAGATGAGGTCTTACCAAAGCAACATCATGCTAAAAGGGGACATCCTcactatgatgatgatgacgattTGCCAGACGGGGTCTTGCCAAAGCAACAAGCTAAAAAGCGGCATCCTCACTACGATAATGACGAGGATTCGCTACATGAGGACTTACCAAAGAATCATCAAGCTAAAAGGGGACGTTCTCACTATGATGTCGAAGACAATTTGTTAGATGGGGTTTTACCAAAGCAACCTCAAGCTAAAAAGCGTCATCCTCACTATGATAATGATGGGGATTCGTTACATGAGGACTTACCAAAGAATCATCAAGCTGAAAGGGGGCAGCCTcgctatgatgatgatgacgatcTGCCAGATGGGGTTTTACCAAAGCAACGTCAAGCTAAAAAGCTACATCCTCACTATGATAATGATGAGGATTCGCTACATGAGGACTTACCAAAGAATCATCAGGCTAAAAGGGGACGTCCTCTTTATGATGACACCGATTCACTAGACGAGGTCTTACCAGCCCGTCGCCGTCGTCATTACCGTAGTTGA